In Streptomyces capitiformicae, one genomic interval encodes:
- a CDS encoding PDR/VanB family oxidoreductase encodes MAEGRPGTRAGQAVTIDKLRLRVRDRFAASSTVAGIVLEHPEDAALPAWAPGAHLTLHLPTGLERQYSLCGDPSDPTTYRLGVLLEPAGRGGSAWVHEHLHLGEHITVSGPRNNFELVPAARHHFMAGGVGITPILPMVRECVERGTDWRLTYLGRSRESMAFLDELGLFDGHVRVHVDEESGVADIEKLLDGVDEDCLMYACGPEGLLRAVEAAMTSRPAGSLRVERFAPREPGPSVDRPFTVTFASSGITAEVPADASILDVAERHGLPVDYSCREGTCGTCETAILRGRADHRDSVLSAEEKGIGETMLICVSRALTAEIALDL; translated from the coding sequence ATGGCTGAAGGGCGGCCCGGCACCCGAGCAGGCCAGGCCGTGACCATCGACAAACTGCGCCTGCGGGTACGGGACCGCTTCGCCGCCTCGTCGACGGTGGCCGGGATCGTGCTGGAGCACCCGGAGGACGCCGCGTTGCCGGCCTGGGCTCCCGGCGCTCACCTGACGCTGCATCTGCCGACCGGTCTGGAACGCCAGTACTCGCTGTGCGGAGACCCGTCCGACCCCACCACGTACCGCCTCGGCGTGCTCCTCGAACCGGCCGGGCGCGGCGGGTCGGCCTGGGTGCACGAGCACCTGCACCTCGGTGAGCACATCACCGTCAGCGGGCCGCGCAACAACTTCGAGCTGGTCCCGGCCGCCCGCCACCACTTCATGGCGGGCGGCGTCGGGATCACACCGATCCTGCCGATGGTGCGGGAGTGCGTGGAGCGCGGAACGGACTGGCGGCTCACCTATCTGGGCCGGTCCCGTGAATCGATGGCGTTCCTCGACGAGTTGGGCCTGTTCGACGGGCATGTGCGTGTGCACGTCGACGAGGAGTCCGGCGTCGCCGACATCGAAAAGCTCCTCGACGGCGTCGACGAGGACTGTCTCATGTACGCCTGTGGGCCGGAAGGCCTGCTGCGGGCCGTGGAGGCCGCCATGACCTCTCGGCCGGCGGGGAGCCTGCGCGTCGAACGGTTCGCGCCCCGGGAGCCCGGCCCCTCCGTCGACCGGCCCTTCACCGTGACCTTCGCGAGCTCCGGGATCACGGCGGAGGTGCCCGCCGACGCGTCGATCCTCGACGTGGCCGAGCGGCACGGGCTGCCCGTCGACTACTCGTGCCGCGAGGGCACGTGCGGCACCTGCGAGACGGCGATCCTCCGCGGTCGGGCGGACCACCGGGATTCGGTGCTGTCGGCTGAGGAGAAGGGAATCGGCGAGACGATGCTGATCTGCGTCTCCAGGGCCCTGACCGCCGAGATCGCACTCGATCTCTAG
- a CDS encoding SDR family NAD(P)-dependent oxidoreductase, translating into MKSLRGKVAVVTGAASGVGLGLAERFAKEGMKVVLADVEDTPLQEAVERIRARGSEAIAVRTDVRFEEEVQRLADAAVEAFGGVHVLCNNAGVETGAEFSAIAAESWKWVLDVNLWGVIHGCRVFLPLLRQQEEAHIVNTGSGASFSAQLPTFAPYITSKFAVLGLSESLDMELRANNESVRVSFLAPIAKTRMPEAERNRPENVPSSEGDALRGKVLDTIRAVTAQIGLEPAEFAELVVDALHENRFFVVVRPEDSVAALEQRIAWLKGGPAPEQARP; encoded by the coding sequence ATGAAGTCGTTGCGGGGCAAGGTCGCCGTCGTGACAGGAGCCGCGAGCGGTGTGGGCCTGGGCCTGGCCGAGAGGTTCGCGAAGGAGGGGATGAAGGTCGTCCTCGCCGATGTCGAGGACACGCCCCTGCAGGAGGCCGTCGAGCGGATCCGTGCCCGGGGCAGCGAGGCGATCGCGGTCCGTACGGACGTGCGCTTTGAGGAGGAGGTCCAGCGGCTGGCCGACGCGGCCGTGGAGGCGTTCGGCGGCGTGCACGTCCTGTGCAACAACGCGGGCGTCGAGACCGGCGCCGAGTTCTCCGCCATCGCGGCGGAGAGCTGGAAGTGGGTCCTGGACGTCAACCTCTGGGGCGTCATCCACGGCTGCCGGGTCTTCCTGCCCCTGCTGCGGCAGCAGGAGGAGGCGCACATCGTCAACACCGGTTCCGGTGCCTCCTTCTCGGCCCAGCTGCCGACCTTCGCCCCGTACATCACGTCGAAGTTCGCCGTCCTCGGTCTGAGCGAGAGCCTCGACATGGAGCTGCGGGCCAACAACGAATCCGTGCGGGTGTCGTTCCTCGCGCCGATCGCCAAGACCCGGATGCCGGAGGCGGAGCGCAACCGGCCCGAGAACGTTCCCTCCAGCGAGGGAGACGCGCTGCGCGGCAAGGTGCTGGACACGATTCGCGCGGTCACCGCCCAGATCGGGCTGGAGCCCGCGGAGTTCGCCGAGCTGGTCGTGGACGCTCTTCACGAGAACCGGTTCTTCGTCGTCGTACGCCCTGAGGACTCCGTAGCAGCGCTGGAGCAGCGCATCGCATGGCTGAAGGGCGGCCCGGCACCCGAGCAGGCCAGGCCGTGA
- a CDS encoding aminomethyl transferase family protein, translating to MPTTASYRTEPERFDMAEMPQSKTFPHTPFVPYDPIVQFHETAAWCFGGDAEAWEYTGWRDEVLAATTTVSLHGHLNPSPTLRLTGPDALAFLSSVCVNSLATFRVGASRHAIMTDEQGRVAAHGMLLRLAEDDFVTYWLSPYLGYRLAQRPDLDVTAEDLTGRVFLFQLSGPRSLEVLEGAAEENLHDIKFLRHRLATIADAEVRVIRIGMSGTLAYEVHGPVEHAIPVYEALMAAGEEYGIRKMGVQAYMCQHTQGGFGQMYYHFPLPWGEDENLQAFFAGLGFPPIGKDLRLHGSAGKDLDRRYRTPYELGWGHMVKFDHDFIGCEALAREAAAAARTMVTLVWNPEDIADVYQSQFRKGAEHPYMNMPNHFMYEVGDREHQQSLWADRVLVGGRDVGTSSGRCFSVHSGEMLSLATVETAVADEGTEVVVLWGDPGTRQKEIRATVARFPYLVDPVRNEKFDVSTIPSKYEPAAAAAGETRTANA from the coding sequence GTGCCGACCACAGCGTCGTACCGCACCGAGCCAGAGAGGTTCGACATGGCCGAGATGCCGCAGAGCAAGACCTTTCCCCACACCCCGTTCGTGCCGTACGACCCCATCGTCCAGTTCCACGAGACGGCGGCCTGGTGCTTCGGCGGCGACGCGGAGGCGTGGGAGTACACGGGCTGGCGGGACGAGGTGCTGGCCGCGACGACGACCGTGTCGCTGCACGGCCACCTGAACCCCTCGCCGACGCTGCGGCTGACCGGACCGGACGCGCTGGCCTTCCTGTCCAGTGTGTGCGTCAACAGCCTCGCCACCTTCCGGGTGGGCGCGTCCCGGCACGCGATCATGACGGACGAGCAGGGCCGGGTCGCCGCGCACGGGATGCTGCTGCGGCTGGCCGAGGACGACTTCGTCACGTACTGGCTCTCGCCCTACCTGGGCTACCGGCTGGCGCAGCGCCCCGACCTCGATGTGACCGCCGAGGACCTCACGGGCCGGGTCTTCCTCTTCCAGCTCAGCGGCCCGCGTTCGCTGGAGGTGCTGGAGGGCGCCGCCGAGGAGAACCTGCACGACATCAAGTTCCTCCGGCACCGCCTGGCGACGATCGCCGACGCGGAGGTCCGGGTCATCCGGATTGGCATGTCGGGCACCCTCGCCTACGAGGTGCACGGTCCGGTGGAACACGCCATCCCCGTGTACGAGGCGCTGATGGCGGCCGGCGAGGAGTACGGGATCCGCAAGATGGGCGTGCAGGCCTACATGTGCCAGCACACCCAAGGCGGCTTCGGGCAGATGTACTACCACTTCCCGCTGCCCTGGGGCGAGGACGAGAACCTCCAGGCGTTCTTCGCAGGCCTCGGCTTCCCGCCGATCGGCAAGGACCTGCGGCTGCACGGCAGCGCGGGTAAGGACCTGGACCGCCGGTACCGGACCCCGTACGAGCTGGGCTGGGGGCACATGGTCAAGTTCGACCACGACTTCATCGGGTGCGAGGCGCTGGCGCGGGAGGCCGCGGCGGCGGCCAGGACCATGGTCACCCTGGTCTGGAACCCCGAGGACATCGCCGATGTGTACCAGTCGCAGTTCCGCAAGGGCGCGGAGCACCCGTACATGAACATGCCCAATCACTTCATGTACGAGGTCGGCGACCGCGAGCACCAGCAGAGCCTGTGGGCGGACCGCGTCCTGGTGGGCGGGCGGGACGTCGGCACGTCGTCCGGCCGGTGCTTCAGCGTGCACTCCGGCGAGATGCTCTCGCTCGCCACGGTGGAGACCGCCGTCGCCGACGAGGGCACCGAGGTCGTCGTGCTGTGGGGCGATCCCGGCACCCGCCAGAAGGAAATCCGGGCCACCGTCGCCCGCTTCCCGTACCTCGTCGATCCGGTCCGCAACGAGAAGTTCGACGTGTCGACGATCCCGAGCAAGTACGAGCCGGCGGCGGCCGCCGCGGGCGAAACGCGTACTGCCAACGCGTAG
- the folD gene encoding bifunctional methylenetetrahydrofolate dehydrogenase/methenyltetrahydrofolate cyclohydrolase FolD, with translation MTAGRLDGTALARQVSEEVAKGVAAFRAAGGTTPGLATVLVGDDPASEVYVRNKRRLCVEAGMLDLHRRLPATAEQAEVTALIDELAADPAVSGILLQLPLPAHLDAPTLVERIPAAKDVDGLTTTSAGLLAQGRPGLRPCTPAGVMRILDAYDVPLEGTHAVVVGRSVLVGQPMAQLLQQRNATVTVCHSRTRDLVGMCRSADVLVVAAGKPGIIGADAVAPGTTVIDVGIHRAPDGLIGDVDAPAVAEVAGLLTPVPGGVGPMTIAMLLSNTLAAATAAHPRD, from the coding sequence ATGACTGCAGGAAGACTCGACGGCACCGCCCTGGCCCGCCAGGTGAGCGAAGAGGTCGCGAAGGGAGTGGCGGCGTTCCGGGCCGCGGGCGGTACGACGCCCGGACTCGCCACCGTGCTCGTGGGCGACGACCCGGCATCGGAGGTGTACGTCCGCAACAAGCGTCGGCTGTGCGTCGAGGCGGGCATGCTCGACCTGCACCGCCGTCTTCCCGCCACTGCCGAGCAGGCCGAAGTCACAGCGCTCATCGACGAGTTGGCGGCGGACCCGGCCGTCTCCGGCATCCTGCTCCAGCTGCCGCTCCCGGCGCACCTGGACGCACCGACACTGGTCGAGCGCATCCCGGCGGCCAAGGACGTCGACGGCCTGACCACGACGAGCGCCGGCCTTCTGGCCCAGGGGCGCCCAGGCCTGCGCCCCTGCACCCCGGCCGGCGTGATGCGGATCCTCGACGCGTACGACGTTCCCCTGGAGGGAACCCACGCCGTGGTCGTGGGCCGGTCGGTGCTCGTGGGGCAGCCCATGGCACAGCTGCTCCAGCAGCGGAACGCCACGGTCACCGTGTGTCACTCGCGCACCCGCGATCTTGTGGGGATGTGCCGGTCGGCCGACGTCCTCGTGGTGGCCGCCGGCAAGCCGGGGATCATCGGCGCCGATGCGGTCGCCCCGGGCACCACCGTGATCGACGTCGGCATCCACCGCGCCCCCGACGGTCTGATCGGCGACGTGGACGCACCGGCCGTCGCCGAGGTCGCTGGCCTGCTGACCCCCGTGCCCGGCGGAGTCGGCCCGATGACCATCGCCATGCTGCTGTCCAACACCCTGGCGGCCGCGACCGCCGCACACCCGAGGGACTGA
- a CDS encoding dioxygenase family protein, translated as MPPAPRSRPLFSAERSAEVVTQAFSDTPDARLRTVITALVEHLHAFAKEVDLTQAELDTAIDFLTRTGHACTDVRQEFQLLSDVLGMSMLVDSLDHAGPGPTTTESTVLGPFHMVDSPPRALGDSISLAEGGEPTLVTGQVLGPDGRPLGGALIDVWQADEKGFYDVQRPGEVPERNLRGLFTCDEQGRFHFRTILPAAYPIPDDGPVGQLLEATARHPYRPAHIHFIVGAEGHQPLTTHVFVAGSDYLDSDAVFGVKESLVLDFEEVSGGELAAAHDLPVPFRHAHVEIALRPEEG; from the coding sequence GTGCCCCCAGCGCCCCGTAGCCGCCCGCTGTTCTCCGCAGAGCGATCCGCCGAGGTCGTGACCCAGGCCTTCAGCGACACGCCGGATGCACGACTGCGTACGGTGATCACCGCACTGGTCGAGCACCTGCATGCCTTCGCGAAGGAAGTCGACCTCACTCAGGCGGAACTGGACACCGCGATCGACTTCCTGACCCGGACCGGCCACGCCTGCACCGACGTACGGCAGGAGTTCCAGCTGCTCTCCGACGTCCTCGGCATGTCGATGCTCGTCGACTCCCTCGACCACGCAGGCCCCGGCCCGACGACGACCGAGTCGACGGTGCTCGGCCCGTTCCACATGGTCGACTCCCCGCCGCGCGCCCTCGGCGACTCCATCTCCCTCGCCGAGGGCGGCGAACCCACCCTGGTCACCGGCCAGGTCCTCGGCCCCGACGGCCGCCCGCTCGGAGGGGCGCTCATCGACGTGTGGCAGGCGGATGAGAAGGGGTTCTACGACGTCCAGCGTCCCGGCGAGGTCCCGGAGCGCAATCTGCGCGGCCTGTTCACCTGCGACGAGCAGGGCAGGTTCCACTTCCGGACGATCCTGCCCGCGGCTTACCCGATCCCCGACGACGGCCCGGTCGGGCAGCTGCTCGAAGCCACTGCCCGGCATCCCTACCGGCCGGCGCACATCCACTTCATCGTCGGCGCCGAGGGCCACCAGCCGCTGACCACCCATGTGTTCGTCGCGGGCTCCGACTACCTGGACTCCGACGCGGTGTTCGGGGTCAAAGAGAGTCTGGTGCTGGACTTCGAGGAGGTGAGCGGAGGCGAGTTGGCCGCCGCGCACGACCTCCCCGTGCCGTTCCGGCACGCGCATGTCGAGATCGCCCTGCGACCCGAGGAGGGATGA
- a CDS encoding maleylacetate reductase, producing MPDLPKDGFVHEQRAGRVVFRDGALDELAAETDRLGLTRVAAIAGPRYAGRTADVLSSRLVTAVEDARMHVPVEQAEAVRAQCADAEADGLVAVGGGSAVGLAKAVALTLGIPIVAVPTTYSGSEMTRVWGISRDGVKRTGRDPVVAPRTVLYDPALFATFPAVLAVPSAFNALAHAVEALYAPDRTPMTDLVAGEAVRRIIGALPRLATDPEARSEALRGAWLSGAALDSTTMSLHHKLCHVLGGLGLSHASAHTVVLPHVLAYNAGAAPQAADVVATALGRPGAEAGLALHELAVTMAAPTRLRDLGLRHDALDDVARGVLASPYANPAPVEETAVRALLERAWRGSVPGSL from the coding sequence GTGCCTGACCTCCCGAAGGACGGGTTCGTCCACGAGCAGCGAGCGGGCCGGGTGGTCTTCCGTGACGGCGCGCTCGACGAGCTCGCGGCCGAGACGGACCGGCTCGGACTGACCAGGGTGGCGGCAATCGCCGGCCCCCGCTATGCCGGGCGCACGGCGGACGTTCTCAGTTCCCGGCTGGTGACCGCCGTCGAGGACGCGCGTATGCACGTTCCCGTGGAGCAGGCCGAGGCGGTGCGGGCCCAGTGTGCCGACGCGGAGGCCGACGGACTCGTGGCCGTGGGCGGCGGCTCGGCGGTCGGCCTGGCCAAGGCCGTCGCGCTCACCCTGGGCATCCCGATCGTGGCCGTTCCGACGACGTACTCGGGCTCTGAGATGACCCGGGTGTGGGGCATATCCCGGGACGGCGTCAAGCGCACCGGCCGCGACCCCGTGGTCGCGCCGCGCACCGTCCTGTACGACCCGGCCCTGTTCGCCACGTTCCCGGCCGTACTGGCGGTCCCCTCGGCCTTCAATGCCCTCGCGCACGCGGTGGAAGCGCTCTACGCCCCGGACCGCACGCCCATGACCGACCTGGTTGCGGGGGAGGCGGTACGGCGGATCATCGGTGCCCTGCCACGACTCGCGACCGATCCAGAGGCCCGGTCGGAGGCCCTTCGCGGAGCGTGGCTGTCCGGGGCCGCCCTGGACTCGACCACGATGTCCCTGCACCACAAGCTGTGTCATGTACTCGGTGGGCTCGGCCTGTCGCACGCCTCGGCGCACACAGTCGTGCTGCCGCACGTGCTCGCCTACAACGCCGGCGCCGCCCCGCAGGCCGCGGACGTGGTCGCAACGGCCCTGGGCAGGCCGGGCGCGGAGGCAGGTCTCGCGCTGCACGAGCTCGCCGTGACCATGGCGGCACCGACCCGGCTGCGCGATCTCGGACTGCGCCACGACGCCCTCGACGACGTGGCCCGCGGCGTGCTGGCCTCCCCCTACGCCAATCCGGCCCCCGTGGAGGAGACGGCGGTGCGCGCCCTTCTCGAACGCGCGTGGCGCGGTTCCGTTCCCGGCAGTCTGTGA
- a CDS encoding zinc-binding dehydrogenase, whose amino-acid sequence MCPEGVDVYFDNVGGEMLDTVLLHLAKRARVLLCGEMSQYDLPDPSQHYGLKNTFRLVLASARMEGFIPPDHVDRYEAIFGELGRLFMTGAVRHRPHVVAGMEQVASALQLLLTGGNQGKLMVQVSDDPWDGVSG is encoded by the coding sequence CTGTGCCCCGAGGGTGTCGACGTGTACTTCGACAACGTCGGGGGCGAGATGCTCGACACCGTCCTACTCCACCTCGCGAAGCGGGCGCGCGTGCTGCTGTGCGGGGAGATGTCGCAGTACGACCTTCCCGATCCGTCCCAGCACTACGGGCTGAAGAACACGTTCCGCCTCGTGCTGGCCAGTGCCCGGATGGAGGGCTTCATCCCGCCGGACCACGTCGACCGCTACGAGGCGATCTTCGGTGAGCTGGGTCGGCTGTTCATGACCGGGGCCGTCCGGCACCGTCCGCACGTCGTGGCCGGCATGGAGCAGGTGGCGTCCGCGCTGCAGCTGCTCCTCACCGGCGGCAACCAGGGCAAGCTCATGGTTCAGGTGTCGGACGACCCGTGGGATGGCGTCTCCGGCTGA
- a CDS encoding MDR family NADP-dependent oxidoreductase, producing MATASASSAEQLPREQAWVIQKPSVGHYTPDCLRLEERPQRPLEEGEIRVGTVYLSLDPSYLTQLRLGDAAYVVPLDVGDVMKGVVLGVVEETRAPDFAPGDVVSALADWSTHPVLTTGAGGPIPPTRIERQPGVPLSAHLTVFSHIGLVAMIGMGEIAKPEAGETVLVSAAAGAVGTIAAQIAQAYGCRVIGIAGGEEKCRFLLDDLGLDGAIDYRSESVDEALG from the coding sequence ATGGCCACCGCATCGGCGAGCAGCGCCGAACAGCTGCCCCGCGAACAGGCTTGGGTCATCCAGAAACCCTCGGTGGGCCACTACACGCCGGACTGCCTGCGCCTGGAGGAGCGGCCGCAGCGCCCCCTGGAAGAGGGCGAGATCCGGGTGGGCACCGTGTACCTCTCGCTCGATCCCTCGTACCTCACGCAGTTGCGCCTGGGTGACGCGGCGTACGTCGTGCCCCTCGACGTCGGCGACGTGATGAAGGGCGTCGTCCTGGGTGTCGTCGAGGAGACGCGCGCACCGGACTTCGCGCCCGGCGACGTCGTCTCCGCGCTGGCGGACTGGTCGACGCATCCGGTCCTCACGACCGGTGCCGGAGGGCCGATTCCGCCGACCAGGATCGAGCGGCAGCCCGGGGTGCCGCTGAGTGCCCACCTGACCGTCTTCTCCCACATCGGCCTGGTGGCGATGATCGGGATGGGTGAGATCGCCAAGCCGGAGGCGGGCGAGACGGTCCTGGTCTCGGCTGCCGCCGGGGCGGTGGGGACGATCGCGGCACAGATCGCCCAGGCCTACGGCTGCCGGGTGATCGGGATCGCCGGCGGCGAGGAGAAGTGCCGGTTCCTGCTCGACGACCTCGGGCTCGACGGTGCCATCGACTACCGCTCGGAGAGTGTGGACGAGGCACTGGGCTGA
- a CDS encoding nuclear transport factor 2 family protein, protein MKLEELADRLEIIELYGRYVHAADAKRADLLDEVFLPDCVIDYTDAGLPAPFTWEQGRDGGFLTGEGFDHVFHISVNQVIDFEDDERTISHVKAKTINPWARRNDQGEVRAFQVQGWHTDVLVKTGKGWRFQKRRWTTEWVSGWFGDELRVFRAAAEMMD, encoded by the coding sequence ATGAAACTCGAGGAACTGGCCGACCGTCTCGAGATCATCGAGCTCTACGGCCGCTACGTGCACGCCGCGGACGCCAAGCGGGCCGACCTGCTCGACGAGGTGTTCCTGCCGGACTGCGTGATCGACTACACCGACGCCGGTCTGCCCGCCCCCTTCACCTGGGAGCAGGGCAGGGACGGTGGGTTCCTGACCGGCGAAGGCTTCGACCACGTCTTCCACATCTCGGTCAACCAGGTCATCGACTTCGAGGACGACGAGCGGACGATCTCGCACGTCAAGGCCAAGACGATCAACCCGTGGGCACGTCGCAACGACCAGGGCGAGGTCCGGGCCTTCCAGGTCCAGGGCTGGCACACCGACGTCCTGGTGAAGACCGGGAAGGGCTGGCGTTTCCAAAAGCGGCGGTGGACCACTGAGTGGGTCAGCGGCTGGTTCGGCGACGAGCTGCGCGTCTTCCGCGCCGCCGCAGAGATGATGGACTGA
- a CDS encoding LLM class F420-dependent oxidoreductase, translating to MKFAIGFATIGASMEPGGLASLARTAEELGYESIWSVEHPAIPENYTSVYPYSPTGRIEAPSEAPLPDPFTPLAYAAAVTTRLRLATGVCILPQHHPIQLAKICGTLDTLSQGRLMLGVGVGWLREEYQALDRDFDNRAARARESVAAMRSLWSESPSEFHGRFFDWPPIYSSPKPVQKGGVPIHVGGHTELAAKRAARYGNGFFPAVPGPEAMAPLLETMRAECDKLGRDYDEIEISAGATQNLTADVVRGYEELGVSRVFVVPNGSSQEEVRDGLVRYAETVMAEVGAEQPEAVAS from the coding sequence ATGAAATTCGCCATCGGATTCGCGACCATCGGAGCGTCGATGGAGCCGGGCGGGCTGGCAAGCCTCGCACGGACCGCGGAGGAACTCGGCTACGAGTCGATCTGGTCCGTGGAACATCCAGCCATCCCGGAGAACTACACCTCCGTCTACCCCTACAGCCCGACGGGCCGGATCGAGGCACCGTCGGAGGCTCCTCTCCCCGACCCCTTCACCCCGCTCGCGTACGCGGCAGCGGTCACCACGCGGCTGCGGCTGGCCACCGGGGTCTGCATCCTTCCGCAGCACCACCCGATCCAACTCGCCAAGATCTGCGGCACACTCGACACGCTCTCCCAGGGACGCCTGATGCTCGGCGTCGGGGTCGGGTGGCTGCGTGAGGAGTACCAGGCCCTCGACCGTGACTTCGACAACCGCGCGGCACGGGCGCGGGAGTCCGTGGCGGCGATGCGCTCGCTGTGGAGCGAGTCACCCAGCGAGTTCCACGGCCGGTTCTTCGACTGGCCGCCGATCTACTCCTCCCCGAAGCCGGTGCAGAAGGGCGGGGTCCCGATCCACGTGGGCGGCCACACCGAACTGGCCGCCAAGCGCGCCGCCCGCTACGGCAACGGGTTCTTCCCCGCCGTCCCCGGACCGGAGGCCATGGCGCCCCTGCTGGAGACGATGCGGGCCGAGTGCGACAAGCTCGGACGCGACTACGACGAGATCGAGATCAGCGCCGGCGCCACCCAGAACCTCACCGCCGACGTCGTACGCGGATACGAGGAACTCGGCGTCTCGCGCGTGTTCGTGGTTCCGAACGGCTCCTCCCAGGAAGAGGTGCGCGACGGGCTGGTCCGCTACGCCGAGACGGTCATGGCGGAGGTCGGCGCCGAGCAACCCGAGGCGGTGGCGTCATGA
- a CDS encoding SDR family NAD(P)-dependent oxidoreductase, with translation MQTAQQDMAGRVALVTGGGGGIGRATAHAFARRGARVAVLDINGDLVAQTLKEIKAIGGSAEVFIVDVSDAESVESAVGAVVDRFGRLDFAHNNAGVEGEVTRLADVTEADWNRVIGINLTGVWLCLRAEIKAMSGKGGAIVNTASASGLVARPGGLSTYVASKHGVVGLTKAAAVDYAADGIRVNAVLPGPIATPFTEDLPQEIKDQLLSLTPIRRFAQPEEIAESVVWLCSNAASYLAGAALAVDGGVVAF, from the coding sequence ATGCAGACCGCACAGCAGGACATGGCCGGACGGGTCGCCCTGGTCACCGGGGGAGGCGGCGGCATCGGCCGCGCCACCGCCCACGCCTTCGCCCGCCGCGGGGCACGGGTGGCCGTGCTCGACATCAACGGCGACCTGGTCGCGCAGACACTCAAGGAGATCAAGGCGATCGGCGGTTCCGCCGAGGTGTTCATCGTCGACGTGTCCGACGCGGAGTCCGTCGAGAGCGCCGTGGGCGCCGTGGTCGACCGCTTCGGCCGACTGGACTTCGCGCACAACAACGCCGGTGTGGAAGGCGAGGTGACCCGCCTCGCCGACGTCACCGAAGCCGACTGGAACCGTGTCATCGGCATCAACCTGACCGGCGTCTGGCTGTGCTTGCGCGCCGAGATCAAGGCCATGAGCGGCAAGGGCGGCGCGATCGTCAACACGGCCTCCGCGTCCGGGCTGGTGGCGCGTCCGGGCGGCCTGTCGACCTACGTTGCCAGCAAGCACGGTGTCGTCGGCCTGACCAAGGCCGCGGCGGTGGACTACGCCGCCGACGGCATCCGTGTCAACGCGGTCCTCCCGGGCCCGATCGCCACACCGTTCACCGAGGACCTGCCCCAGGAGATCAAGGACCAGCTCCTGTCCCTGACGCCGATCCGCCGGTTCGCGCAGCCCGAGGAGATCGCCGAGTCGGTGGTGTGGCTGTGCAGCAACGCCGCCTCGTACTTGGCGGGCGCGGCCCTCGCGGTGGACGGCGGCGTCGTCGCCTTCTGA
- a CDS encoding alpha/beta fold hydrolase produces the protein MSRGFRWVGGSRTDTPMGRGLSGAMYVEWEKPEGPGSSTPVVLVHGGGGQGTDWLGTPDSRPGWAPLLVERGRSVYVVDRPGYGRAAGTAPEGEKCGPAPTLEMTAGIFAAGADPRHTQWPGPGGPDDPAVVNLAASSASVPLDQAAAQQRDGDRLIELLESIGPAVLITHSLGAPAGWLAAAARPDLVEAVVALEPPGPPFLNAPQMGLSLDWGLTSAPLPYEPAVSAPQELREGSTWTVPGLRGLPVAVVEAEASPLGGGAGAVADYLRQVGARADHIRLADHDVRGNGHGMVLELNNHDILDVVLRWLDSVGLSS, from the coding sequence ATGAGCCGGGGCTTTCGCTGGGTGGGAGGCAGCCGCACCGACACCCCCATGGGCAGAGGACTCAGCGGCGCGATGTACGTCGAGTGGGAGAAGCCGGAGGGGCCCGGCAGCTCCACCCCGGTCGTGCTCGTCCACGGCGGTGGCGGTCAGGGCACCGACTGGCTCGGCACCCCGGACAGTCGCCCCGGATGGGCCCCGCTGCTGGTCGAGCGGGGCCGGTCGGTGTACGTCGTCGACCGGCCCGGATACGGGCGCGCGGCAGGCACCGCCCCGGAAGGCGAGAAATGCGGACCCGCGCCGACGCTGGAGATGACGGCGGGGATCTTCGCCGCCGGCGCCGACCCCCGGCACACCCAGTGGCCGGGGCCGGGCGGGCCCGACGACCCCGCGGTCGTCAATCTCGCGGCGAGTTCTGCGAGCGTCCCGCTGGACCAGGCAGCCGCCCAGCAGCGGGACGGCGACCGGTTGATCGAACTGCTGGAGAGCATCGGCCCCGCCGTGCTGATCACCCACTCCCTGGGGGCACCGGCCGGCTGGCTGGCCGCCGCCGCCCGCCCGGACCTGGTCGAGGCCGTGGTGGCCCTCGAACCGCCGGGACCGCCCTTCCTGAACGCGCCGCAGATGGGCCTGTCCCTGGACTGGGGACTCACCTCCGCTCCCCTCCCCTACGAACCGGCCGTGAGCGCTCCGCAGGAGTTGCGCGAGGGGTCGACATGGACCGTTCCGGGGCTGCGGGGGCTGCCGGTGGCCGTCGTCGAGGCCGAGGCCTCGCCGCTGGGAGGGGGCGCGGGGGCCGTCGCGGACTACCTGCGCCAGGTGGGAGCGCGCGCCGACCACATCCGGCTCGCCGACCACGACGTGCGCGGCAACGGCCACGGCATGGTCCTCGAACTCAACAACCACGACATCCTCGACGTCGTCCTGCGGTGGCTGGACTCCGTCGGTCTTTCCTCATGA